Proteins encoded by one window of Nitrospirota bacterium:
- the proS gene encoding proline--tRNA ligase, translating to MYYSKFLIPTLREDPGEAEIISHRLMLRAGMIRKLAAGIYSYLPLGYRIIRKIENIVRDEMNRAGAQEIFMPMVLPAELWRETGRWEKYGKELLRLKDRHERDFCLGPTHEEVVTDIVRNEVKSYRQLPVNLYQIQSKFRDEIRPRFGLMRGREFIMKDAYSFDADQAGAEESYRKMYEAYINIFKRCGLTFKPVEADTGLIGGQFSHEFMVLAETGEEAVASCDSCGYAANMEKAEGVAKRSSDEKIPLNPPFSKGEISSSAFSKGEISSSAFSK from the coding sequence ATGTACTATTCGAAATTCCTGATACCAACACTTAGGGAAGACCCGGGAGAGGCGGAGATAATCAGCCACAGGCTTATGCTGCGGGCCGGAATGATAAGAAAACTGGCGGCTGGCATTTACAGCTATCTACCTCTTGGCTACAGGATAATAAGAAAGATTGAAAATATAGTCCGTGACGAAATGAACAGGGCAGGGGCGCAGGAGATCTTCATGCCTATGGTACTTCCGGCTGAACTCTGGAGAGAGACCGGCCGCTGGGAAAAATATGGTAAAGAGCTCCTCAGACTCAAAGACAGGCATGAAAGGGATTTCTGCCTGGGGCCAACACATGAGGAGGTTGTAACCGACATTGTCAGAAATGAGGTCAAATCGTACAGGCAGCTTCCCGTTAACCTGTATCAGATCCAGTCTAAGTTCAGAGATGAGATAAGACCAAGATTCGGGTTAATGAGGGGAAGAGAATTTATAATGAAGGATGCCTACAGCTTTGACGCAGATCAGGCAGGTGCTGAGGAATCATACAGAAAGATGTACGAGGCATACATAAATATATTCAAGCGCTGCGGGTTGACGTTTAAACCTGTTGAGGCTGATACCGGCCTTATAGGCGGGCAATTCTCCCATGAGTTTATGGTATTGGCTGAGACAGGTGAGGAGGCTGTTGCCTCCTGTGATTCCTGTGGATATGCCGCCAACATGGAGAAGGCGGAAGGGGTCGCAAAGAGATCTTCAGATGAAAAAATCCCCCTTAATCCCCCTTTTTCAAAGGGGGAAATTAGTTCTTCTGCTTTTTCAAAGGGGGAAATTAGTTCTTCTGCTTTTTCAAAGG